CTGAATGAAATTACGACTTGGAATGATTGGTGGCGGGCAGGGCGCTTTTATCGGGGCCGTGCACCGCATCGCAGCAGCTCTCGATAGCCAATATGACTTAGTAGCAGGCGCTTTCAGCAGTAACCCCGCCACGTCGCGGGCTACTGGAGAGGCGTTAGGTTTAGCGCCTGAACGAGTGTATGGCTCGTACCAGGAGCTTATTGAGCAAGAAAAAGCACGGCTGGCGGCCGACCGAGTGCAGGTGATTAGCATTGTTACGCCAAATCACCTGCACTTCGCGCCAGCCAAGCTAGCTCTGGAAAGCGGCTTCGATGTGGTCATTGATAAGCCCATGACGTTCTCATTGGCCGAAGCCCGCGAGTTGGCGGAGGTAGTAAAAGCTACCGGACGCCACTTGTGCCTTACGCATACCTACACCGGCTACCCAATGGTGAAGGAGGCAAAGCAACTGGTGGCTTCGGGTGGGCTTGGTACCATTCGCAAGGTGTATGTTGAGTATCCGCAAGGATGGCTGAGCACCTTCGAGGAAGGCAGCGCCGACAACAAACAAGCCGCCTGGCGCACCGACCCCGCGCGGAGCGGTATAGCAGGCGCCATGGGCGATATCGGTACCCACGCCTTCAACCTGCTCGAATACGTGACCGGCTTACAAGTAGAAAAGCTGTGCGCCGACATCAACGTGGTGGTGCCCGGC
This Hymenobacter sp. GOD-10R DNA region includes the following protein-coding sequences:
- a CDS encoding Gfo/Idh/MocA family oxidoreductase, encoding MKLRLGMIGGGQGAFIGAVHRIAAALDSQYDLVAGAFSSNPATSRATGEALGLAPERVYGSYQELIEQEKARLAADRVQVISIVTPNHLHFAPAKLALESGFDVVIDKPMTFSLAEARELAEVVKATGRHLCLTHTYTGYPMVKEAKQLVASGGLGTIRKVYVEYPQGWLSTFEEGSADNKQAAWRTDPARSGIAGAMGDIGTHAFNLLEYVTGLQVEKLCADINVVVPGRQLDDDGAVLLRLSSGASGVLVATQVAAGEENNLRLRVYGDQGGLEWQQADNNTLLVKWLDRPAEIRRTGAGYLSAAARHNARVPAGHPEGYLEAFANIYRNFALHLQAEQAGETSSPEVQDYPSITDGLRGMAFIETVIASGRSDQKWTEFPSIGA